The Legionella sp. PATHC032 genome has a window encoding:
- a CDS encoding FAD-dependent oxidoreductase: MTKKVTNIAIIGGGTGLASAWALENQQKFHVTVFEENDRLGGHIHSIKVNNVILEGGAEFIGPPTLYPNVHRLFQYLGVALDQFELNMDFDDLKQKDHIVLPPLYHTSSGKSEDTSSILYTLSCGLFGKRRKQNEIRVSADTLLTEMYNLLEMNHLIMDARNKLLHPDNLITLEQFIKEFKEKCVHALSPIDKFAEEFLYPLIASGWGVSIETIKTFGAHYAMNYLAAGMNWFDAPEGLSSYIDRMVAQCTNTQFNANTAIKKLIPITVDGQIKYQLLKRDDTFVCDATGSPIVYDDVVISTPAYVTSELLSGIESNTIKVLREKLANVTYYDTTVVFHQDPEYLSPYRTVVHSRFDGTQSANTMCKSWKFNKEETPIMKTWVLPGQAMPKNVLREVHYKHPVMDKNYYEAQQALHAAQGEAGLWHGGILAGFNDSHESGITAALQVAAQLNHREHCLNKNERLALFPNLVDSVLSPKLSTGRVAEVEGVASSSMSYT; the protein is encoded by the coding sequence CATGTTACTGTATTTGAGGAAAATGATCGCTTAGGCGGGCATATTCACAGCATCAAGGTTAATAATGTAATCCTGGAAGGGGGGGCCGAATTCATAGGACCACCCACATTGTATCCCAATGTGCATCGATTGTTTCAATATCTGGGAGTGGCTTTAGATCAGTTTGAATTAAATATGGATTTTGACGATCTGAAACAAAAGGATCATATTGTTTTACCCCCTTTGTATCATACATCAAGTGGCAAATCTGAGGACACTTCATCAATTCTATATACATTATCCTGCGGTTTATTTGGCAAGAGAAGGAAACAAAATGAAATTCGCGTTTCAGCGGATACCCTCCTCACTGAAATGTACAATTTGCTTGAAATGAATCACTTAATTATGGATGCCAGGAACAAATTACTGCATCCAGACAATTTAATTACATTAGAGCAATTTATAAAAGAGTTTAAAGAGAAATGTGTACACGCACTTTCACCTATAGACAAGTTTGCTGAGGAGTTCTTGTATCCTTTGATTGCATCAGGATGGGGAGTATCAATTGAAACAATCAAAACATTTGGTGCCCATTATGCCATGAACTATCTGGCTGCAGGAATGAATTGGTTTGATGCGCCAGAAGGTTTGAGCAGCTATATTGATAGAATGGTGGCGCAATGCACCAACACTCAATTTAACGCTAATACGGCTATAAAAAAATTAATACCAATAACAGTTGATGGACAAATAAAATATCAATTATTGAAAAGGGATGACACATTCGTTTGTGATGCCACTGGAAGTCCAATTGTTTATGATGATGTGGTCATCTCCACACCGGCTTATGTAACGAGTGAACTGCTGTCTGGTATTGAAAGTAACACGATAAAAGTTTTGCGTGAAAAACTTGCCAATGTCACTTATTATGACACGACAGTAGTATTTCATCAGGATCCCGAATACCTGTCTCCTTATAGGACTGTTGTTCACAGCCGATTTGATGGAACTCAATCAGCAAATACTATGTGCAAATCCTGGAAATTTAATAAAGAAGAAACCCCTATAATGAAAACCTGGGTTTTGCCAGGACAAGCAATGCCCAAAAACGTACTGAGAGAAGTTCATTACAAACACCCGGTAATGGATAAAAATTACTATGAAGCACAGCAGGCCTTACATGCCGCTCAAGGTGAGGCTGGGTTATGGCATGGTGGTATTCTTGCTGGATTTAATGATTCGCATGAGAGTGGTATTACGGCAGCACTCCAAGTTGCTGCGCAGTTGAATCACCGCGAACATTGTTTAAATAAAAATGAACGTCTCGCACTATTCCCCAACCTGGTTGATTCGGTTCTGTCTCCTAAATTGTCTACGGGTAGAGTCGCGGAGGTTGAAGGAGTGGCTTCTTCTTCCATGTCATATACTTAA
- a CDS encoding sugar ABC transporter substrate-binding protein yields the protein MKKLASTLLCFSLLISASVFARDKYYLITHGSQDPYWTSLFQGAKKAAEELKVDLQILAPPGANDVPKQVQFIESALATHPSGIATTIPSDTAFSKSLQRANKLNIPVIAVDTKPKDKTKNPYLVFLGSDNLLAGKKLGEKALELTPSAKRALVLNPQPGHIGLEKRAYGIKTILQDKGIFFEELDVGTDPNQVQSRVKSYFKIHPETNIIFCLTSQALDPLGQMLLHPDRYDFNYQPQVYSFDKTPNTVSLIHKKLVNYVMDQQPFLMGYLSITQLVLMNRYQLNPVNINTAM from the coding sequence ATGAAAAAATTGGCATCAACTCTCTTGTGTTTCTCGCTACTGATAAGCGCCTCTGTCTTTGCGAGAGATAAATATTATTTGATAACCCATGGTTCACAAGATCCTTATTGGACATCTTTATTCCAAGGAGCAAAAAAAGCTGCTGAAGAACTGAAAGTCGATTTACAAATTTTAGCTCCTCCAGGAGCCAATGATGTACCCAAACAGGTTCAATTCATAGAGAGCGCACTGGCTACTCATCCTTCTGGAATTGCTACTACCATTCCTTCAGACACAGCTTTTAGCAAAAGCCTGCAAAGGGCAAATAAACTTAATATTCCTGTTATTGCCGTTGATACCAAACCAAAAGACAAAACAAAAAATCCTTACCTGGTCTTTTTAGGTTCTGATAACCTACTCGCAGGCAAGAAACTTGGTGAAAAAGCTCTGGAATTAACTCCAAGCGCTAAAAGAGCGCTAGTTCTTAACCCACAACCCGGCCATATAGGGCTCGAAAAGCGTGCCTATGGAATTAAGACCATTCTTCAAGATAAAGGAATCTTTTTTGAGGAACTTGATGTAGGTACTGATCCGAATCAAGTACAATCCAGAGTCAAATCTTACTTTAAGATACATCCAGAAACGAATATTATTTTTTGCCTAACCTCACAAGCACTAGATCCACTTGGACAAATGTTATTACACCCCGACAGGTATGATTTTAATTATCAACCTCAAGTCTATTCCTTTGATAAAACACCCAATACTGTTTCTTTAATTCATAAAAAACTGGTGAATTATGTAATGGATCAACAACCATTTCTGATGGGTTATTTAAGTATCACCCAACTGGTATTGATGAACCGATATCAATTGAATCCAGTAAATATCAATACTGCAATGTAA
- a CDS encoding ATP-binding cassette domain-containing protein has translation MINSHQTQPLLRLENIEKSYGSHRILNKVSFCLYPGEITALIGDNGAGKSTLVQIISGYIQADKGNIYWQEQPLCYSNKYNAPFEMRRMGIQVVHQQLALIDELSIWRNFFLGNEINKKIGPFKFLNIGLMQHIASQSLQSFGLVRPPNIDLPVKKLSGGERQMLVVCRAKYFNAKLLILDEPTSALSPAQAVKVLQIIKNIAQAGIAIVFITHNPAHVQNTAHKVIKLSCGTIEIMELTNTLIKG, from the coding sequence ATGATAAATAGCCATCAAACTCAACCTTTACTCAGGTTAGAAAATATTGAAAAAAGTTACGGCTCCCATCGTATTCTCAATAAAGTATCCTTTTGTTTATATCCCGGGGAAATTACTGCTTTAATCGGTGATAATGGAGCAGGTAAGTCAACCCTGGTACAAATAATTTCAGGTTATATTCAAGCAGATAAAGGAAACATTTATTGGCAGGAGCAGCCCTTATGTTATAGCAACAAATATAATGCTCCATTTGAAATGAGACGCATGGGTATACAGGTTGTCCATCAACAATTAGCGCTTATTGATGAATTATCTATATGGCGTAATTTCTTTTTAGGTAATGAAATAAATAAAAAAATAGGTCCTTTCAAATTCTTAAACATCGGACTTATGCAACATATAGCAAGTCAGTCCCTGCAAAGCTTTGGGCTTGTACGCCCTCCAAATATTGATCTGCCGGTCAAAAAACTATCTGGTGGTGAACGCCAAATGCTAGTCGTTTGTCGCGCAAAATATTTTAATGCAAAGCTACTTATTCTTGACGAACCAACCAGTGCCCTCTCACCTGCGCAAGCAGTTAAAGTCCTTCAGATCATAAAAAATATAGCTCAAGCCGGAATTGCAATTGTTTTTATAACTCATAATCCAGCTCATGTACAAAATACCGCACACAAAGTGATCAAGCTCAGTTGCGGAACAATAGAAATAATGGAATTAACTAACACACTCATTAAGGGTTAA
- a CDS encoding ABC transporter permease has protein sequence MYKIHHYFLFGVLVPFISLVSLFTIFSSDFLTLTTWASILASASDIGIIVLGVTLLLIGGEFDLSVGANFALSGLLFGSLTLLGINSFLALTIALAIGACIGLINAACTVFFKIPSFIVTLGSMLILRSLILLCTQGLPVSVEDTNGVMQVLAGELSQNLLSSFIWWFAIGFYLIYLLNWTKLGNHIIATGNNCDSAYLSGINTIRVKFFCFVCCGIIAAFSGVTQFSHLNSLSPIAGEQYELYAIAATVIGGTSLKGGQGSIISTLLATLLLSTVDTGIVQIGVSTYWYRSFIGLILIFAMTINVYLRKSDS, from the coding sequence ATGTATAAAATACACCATTATTTTTTATTTGGTGTTCTCGTTCCATTTATTAGCCTTGTTAGTCTATTCACTATTTTCTCTTCTGACTTTTTAACCCTTACTACTTGGGCAAGTATTTTGGCGTCCGCCTCTGATATTGGTATCATTGTCCTTGGAGTTACTCTTCTGCTTATAGGAGGAGAGTTTGACCTCTCTGTTGGAGCGAATTTTGCTTTATCTGGCTTGCTATTCGGTTCACTTACGTTATTAGGAATCAATAGTTTTTTAGCTTTAACAATTGCTTTGGCAATAGGAGCCTGTATAGGATTAATTAATGCTGCATGCACCGTCTTTTTTAAAATCCCCTCATTTATTGTAACTTTGGGAAGCATGTTAATTTTACGTAGTCTTATCCTTTTATGCACCCAAGGTTTGCCTGTATCTGTTGAAGACACAAATGGTGTTATGCAAGTATTAGCAGGTGAATTATCACAAAATTTATTGTCTTCTTTTATTTGGTGGTTTGCTATTGGTTTTTATCTAATCTATCTTCTTAATTGGACAAAACTGGGGAATCATATAATTGCCACTGGTAACAATTGTGATTCCGCTTATCTATCTGGCATAAATACAATTCGAGTTAAATTCTTTTGTTTTGTGTGTTGTGGAATAATAGCCGCATTTTCCGGAGTAACTCAATTTAGCCACCTTAATAGTTTATCCCCCATTGCGGGTGAACAATATGAATTATATGCCATAGCAGCTACCGTAATCGGTGGTACCTCACTAAAAGGAGGTCAAGGATCCATAATAAGTACGCTATTGGCTACTTTATTATTAAGCACTGTAGATACCGGCATAGTACAAATTGGTGTTTCAACTTATTGGTATCGATCTTTTATTGGACTTATTTTAATCTTTGCGATGACTATTAATGTTTATCTGAGGAAATCTGACTCATGA
- a CDS encoding M20/M25/M40 family metallo-hydrolase, whose amino-acid sequence MISKKITQISFSLALALIVGVAEAKTTRPADEQQRARSIYQQFIEVQSGFTTGSTTPLVEVAVKYLKNAGFSNEDIFVGGASLQKANLVVRYRGTGERKPLLLLAHTDVVEAKASDWSMNPFQLTEKDGYFYGRGTLDDKAQAAIWIANLIQYKQEGFKPKRDIIVALTADEEGSSPYNGISWLIKNHKDLIEADFALNEGGWGDLANGKKISQNIQVSEKYIVNYNLEVRNKGGHSSLPTKDNAIYRLAGALERLSKFSFPLKTNEVTATYFRQMAAIETGPLKTEMIEASKGSKQAMQRLADSAPQWNAILRTTCTPTLLEGGHAMNALPQLAAVTINCRVLPEDSPEMVEQSLKTVINDSEVTLKHIGKLSRGPSSPLSPEILKTITQLTQRYWPEVPTIPIMVTGATDGRYLRSVGIPTYGVMGLFLDRDDFRAHGRDERISVESFYEAQAFLYDLVKQLSSNVT is encoded by the coding sequence ATGATTTCGAAAAAAATAACTCAAATTTCATTTTCCCTTGCTTTGGCACTGATCGTTGGGGTGGCAGAAGCAAAGACTACTCGCCCTGCGGATGAACAACAACGAGCTCGCTCTATTTACCAACAATTTATTGAAGTGCAATCAGGGTTTACTACAGGCTCAACAACGCCGCTAGTTGAGGTGGCAGTGAAGTACTTGAAAAACGCTGGTTTTTCCAATGAGGACATTTTCGTTGGTGGCGCCAGTTTGCAAAAAGCCAATTTGGTTGTACGTTATCGTGGTACCGGGGAGAGGAAGCCCTTGTTATTACTTGCGCATACGGACGTTGTTGAAGCCAAAGCTTCCGATTGGAGCATGAATCCTTTCCAACTGACTGAAAAAGATGGGTATTTTTATGGCAGAGGCACTTTGGATGATAAAGCACAAGCGGCTATTTGGATAGCTAACTTAATCCAATATAAGCAGGAAGGATTTAAACCCAAACGCGATATCATTGTTGCTTTGACGGCTGATGAAGAAGGAAGCAGCCCATACAACGGGATTAGCTGGCTGATTAAGAATCACAAGGATTTAATTGAGGCGGATTTCGCCCTTAATGAGGGTGGATGGGGTGATTTGGCCAATGGGAAAAAAATATCACAAAATATCCAGGTGAGCGAAAAATACATTGTCAATTACAATCTTGAGGTCCGTAATAAAGGGGGGCATAGTTCGCTGCCAACCAAAGATAATGCCATTTATCGTCTTGCCGGAGCTTTAGAGAGACTGTCGAAATTTAGTTTTCCTTTAAAAACCAATGAAGTCACTGCCACCTATTTTAGACAAATGGCTGCTATTGAGACGGGACCGCTGAAAACAGAAATGATTGAAGCGAGCAAGGGCTCGAAGCAAGCTATGCAACGTTTGGCTGATAGTGCACCTCAATGGAACGCCATTTTACGAACAACCTGTACCCCTACCTTACTTGAAGGAGGGCATGCAATGAATGCTTTACCCCAATTGGCAGCGGTTACCATAAACTGTCGTGTGCTTCCAGAAGATTCTCCTGAAATGGTTGAGCAATCTTTAAAGACAGTAATCAATGACTCAGAGGTTACACTAAAGCACATTGGCAAATTGTCCAGAGGTCCGAGCTCTCCACTTAGCCCTGAGATATTAAAAACAATTACTCAGCTCACTCAAAGGTATTGGCCTGAAGTTCCTACCATTCCAATTATGGTTACCGGTGCAACGGATGGGCGCTATCTGCGATCCGTTGGAATTCCTACCTATGGAGTCATGGGGCTATTTTTAGATCGAGATGATTTCCGAGCCCATGGTCGTGATGAAAGGATCAGTGTCGAATCATTTTATGAAGCTCAAGCGTTTCTTTATGATTTAGTGAAACAACTGTCAAGCAATGTAACTTAA
- a CDS encoding CaiB/BaiF CoA transferase family protein — MLKGLKVIDLSSVLAGPSVGTFFAELGASVVKIEHPVHKDVTRTWKLPGEDPDSEISAYFASVNFRKEYLFLDLMKQEDYLCFLNLIAEADILIMNFKKGDDVKLRVQDDHLHSINPRLIIGKINGYGEESDRVAYDLVLQGESGFMSINGTQDSGPVKMPVALIDVLAAHHLKEAILLALYHREKNGKGRVVSVSLYDAAVSSLVNQASNYLMTGLVPQRIGSLHPNIAPYGELFQTSDGALIVLAIGSDRHFVKLCNILGLKDLPGKDEFRHNQNRVRNREQLASLISEQTEKFQSNELLEMLHRENIPAGKIMDLKDVFDNERAKSLIRKEVIDDVPTARVTSVVFKQTL; from the coding sequence ATGTTAAAGGGCTTAAAGGTCATTGATCTGAGTTCGGTTCTTGCAGGCCCCTCTGTAGGTACTTTTTTTGCTGAGTTAGGCGCATCAGTTGTTAAAATCGAACATCCCGTACATAAGGATGTGACAAGAACATGGAAACTCCCTGGAGAAGATCCTGATTCTGAGATTTCAGCTTATTTTGCCAGTGTTAATTTTAGAAAAGAATATTTGTTTTTAGATCTCATGAAGCAAGAGGATTATCTTTGTTTCCTTAATCTCATCGCAGAAGCTGATATTTTAATCATGAATTTTAAGAAGGGAGATGATGTAAAGCTGCGTGTACAAGATGATCATCTACACAGTATCAATCCGCGCCTTATCATTGGAAAAATCAATGGCTACGGTGAAGAAAGCGATCGCGTTGCCTATGATCTTGTTCTTCAGGGTGAAAGCGGTTTTATGTCAATCAATGGGACACAGGACAGCGGCCCGGTAAAAATGCCCGTCGCCCTAATTGATGTCCTCGCAGCCCATCACCTGAAAGAAGCCATCCTTCTGGCTCTCTATCATCGGGAAAAAAACGGGAAAGGCAGGGTTGTCTCTGTTTCACTTTATGATGCTGCTGTTAGCAGTCTTGTCAATCAGGCATCGAATTACCTGATGACTGGGCTGGTGCCGCAGCGCATCGGATCACTGCATCCCAATATTGCCCCCTATGGCGAATTGTTCCAGACATCTGATGGGGCGCTTATCGTTCTTGCAATAGGGTCGGATCGGCATTTTGTAAAACTATGCAATATCCTTGGGCTAAAAGATTTACCAGGAAAAGATGAATTCCGGCACAATCAAAACAGGGTAAGGAATCGGGAGCAACTCGCTTCATTGATTTCTGAACAAACTGAGAAATTTCAGAGCAATGAGCTTCTCGAAATGTTGCACAGGGAAAATATTCCTGCTGGCAAAATTATGGATCTCAAGGACGTTTTCGATAATGAGCGTGCGAAATCCCTCATTCGAAAGGAAGTCATTGATGATGTTCCCACAGCGCGCGTTACATCCGTTGTTTTTAAACAGACTTTATAA
- a CDS encoding Lpg0189 family type II secretion system effector — protein MKPGYLLGALLLSPILAFANSDGNADGLIFSPLPKNKNTVVRHYSNEQEIPNLSQMAQRTIDFPTQIVRVSGNLTGLELSCDDVENEIDQVFSKKISPNLFTYNTYVSCGYDVNDPEQHATNFSIQSYFDPLTDNAVDYLKSYLKEYNGYNLFNTTTLQIENAKGIIVSMNLNAGLKSNPDKTPFTLYRQDRNNFYFKSNFDVRKELISDIYQRFYSNDPDMILPFFDKWIFSYAGSVYYSILMASNYLELQPERIFVMENEGDIFVSDLRYYFANLCMKRNPNKHCL, from the coding sequence ATGAAACCAGGTTATTTATTAGGCGCTTTGCTTTTATCTCCCATTCTCGCTTTTGCCAATTCGGATGGCAATGCAGATGGTCTTATTTTTTCTCCATTGCCGAAGAATAAAAATACAGTAGTCCGGCACTATAGCAATGAACAGGAAATACCTAATCTTAGTCAAATGGCTCAAAGAACTATTGATTTTCCAACTCAAATTGTTCGAGTCAGCGGTAATCTTACAGGATTGGAACTGAGCTGTGATGATGTAGAAAATGAAATAGATCAAGTTTTTTCAAAAAAAATCTCCCCTAATCTGTTTACTTACAACACTTACGTCAGCTGTGGCTATGATGTAAATGATCCGGAACAGCACGCGACAAACTTCTCTATTCAAAGTTATTTCGATCCATTGACAGATAACGCTGTTGATTATTTAAAATCCTATCTGAAAGAATATAATGGATACAATTTATTCAATACGACAACATTACAAATTGAAAATGCCAAAGGCATCATTGTATCGATGAATCTTAATGCCGGTTTAAAAAGTAACCCCGATAAAACACCATTCACGCTTTATCGTCAGGATAGGAACAATTTTTATTTTAAAAGCAATTTTGACGTGAGAAAGGAGTTAATTAGCGATATTTATCAACGATTTTATTCTAACGATCCTGATATGATTCTACCCTTTTTCGACAAATGGATTTTCTCCTATGCCGGATCAGTTTATTACTCCATCCTTATGGCATCCAATTACCTTGAATTGCAGCCTGAAAGAATTTTCGTAATGGAAAATGAAGGGGATATCTTCGTATCCGATTTACGGTATTACTTCGCCAATCTTTGCATGAAGAGAAATCCTAATAAACATTGCTTGTAA
- a CDS encoding Hsp20/alpha crystallin family protein, with protein sequence MKNKLLPNLIIIALAATISANSMTVQAKQNDKIQNSNEQLIQDPFDTDPFFQSHDDVLQQMHKMQQAMDQFIKSQFSQMQNNLANKPHHNLFGSAKNIQITENKDELIYKIKLPQDADSKVDVAVKNGQLVVSANVTQKITHEEANNKSVSYSQSNYMQSFQLPHGYDPKSMITKMKDSNLIVIFKKHI encoded by the coding sequence ATGAAAAATAAACTACTTCCTAATTTAATCATCATCGCTCTTGCCGCTACGATATCTGCGAACTCCATGACTGTTCAGGCGAAACAAAATGATAAAATACAAAATAGTAACGAACAATTAATCCAGGATCCATTTGATACCGATCCTTTTTTTCAATCACATGATGATGTTCTGCAGCAAATGCACAAAATGCAACAAGCTATGGATCAATTTATCAAAAGTCAATTTTCACAAATGCAAAATAACCTTGCAAACAAACCTCATCACAATCTCTTTGGCAGCGCAAAAAACATTCAAATTACAGAGAATAAAGATGAGCTTATTTATAAGATAAAACTACCACAAGATGCTGACAGTAAAGTGGATGTTGCCGTTAAAAATGGACAGTTAGTTGTTAGCGCAAATGTAACACAGAAAATCACTCATGAAGAAGCTAACAACAAAAGTGTCAGCTATTCTCAAAGCAATTACATGCAATCATTCCAATTGCCCCATGGTTATGATCCGAAGTCCATGATCACAAAAATGAAAGATTCAAATTTAATTGTTATCTTTAAAAAACATATTTAA
- the katG gene encoding catalase/peroxidase HPI, with amino-acid sequence MFKQTIPLFAALTLAISPSVFTNYAYAQEDKPKTNQYWWPKMLDLSPLRQPNATSNPMGEKFNYAEEFNSLDLNAVIEDLKKLMTTSQDWWPADYGNYGPLFIRMSWHAAGTYRIYDGRGGANGGFQRFAPQNSWPDNANLDKARRLLWPIKQKYGRKISWADLLVLAGNVAMESMGFKTIGFAGGREDAWEAININWGPEGKWLESKRQDKDGKLEKPLAATVMGLIYVNPEGPNGVPDPLAAAEKIRETFGRMAMNDEETVALIAGGHAFGKTHGAAPTKYLGPAPEAASIEEQGFGWKNSYGSGKGKDTITSGLEGAWTVTPTQWSHNYLQNLFSFNWVKTKSPGGATQWVPENSNASSMVPDAFDPSKRHAPVMLTTDLALKFDPVYSKIAKRFLDNPKEFDEAFARAWFKLIHRDMGPRSRYLGSLVPKEIMIWQDPVPPVDYKLVDANDIANLKDKILNSGLTTPELVKTAWASASTFRGTDMRGGANGARIRLAPQKDWPANDPQELAKVLKTLESIQNNFNNAQTDGKKISLADLIVLGGNAAIEHAAKQSGYDIIVPFTPGRTDATQEMTDVKSFEVLEPTADGFRNYFDKSNNMSPPEMLVEKASLLKLSVPEMTVLVGGMRVLNANTGQNQYGVFTDKPGTLNNDFFINLLNMSTEWRKSSETEGIYEGYDRKTGKLKWKATSVDLIFGANSELRAVAEAYATDDAKEKFIQDFVNAWVKVITADRFDIKAAKTNINS; translated from the coding sequence ATGTTCAAACAAACAATACCTCTGTTTGCTGCACTCACTCTAGCCATCTCGCCCTCCGTTTTTACAAATTATGCCTATGCGCAAGAGGACAAGCCGAAAACCAATCAATATTGGTGGCCTAAAATGCTCGATCTTAGTCCACTTCGCCAACCTAACGCCACGTCAAATCCTATGGGTGAAAAATTCAACTATGCTGAAGAATTCAATAGCTTAGACTTGAATGCCGTGATAGAGGATCTCAAAAAATTAATGACTACCTCGCAAGACTGGTGGCCTGCTGATTATGGTAACTATGGTCCATTATTCATACGCATGTCATGGCATGCGGCAGGAACTTACCGCATCTATGATGGCCGTGGTGGGGCAAATGGTGGCTTCCAGCGTTTTGCCCCGCAAAACAGCTGGCCTGACAATGCCAATTTGGACAAGGCCAGACGTTTACTGTGGCCAATCAAGCAGAAATATGGGCGCAAAATTTCTTGGGCTGATTTGTTGGTACTTGCTGGAAATGTTGCGATGGAATCTATGGGCTTCAAAACCATTGGATTTGCTGGAGGGCGTGAAGACGCGTGGGAGGCCATCAATATCAATTGGGGTCCTGAAGGAAAATGGCTGGAAAGTAAGCGCCAGGATAAAGATGGAAAACTTGAAAAACCGCTTGCTGCCACGGTAATGGGCTTAATCTACGTGAATCCGGAAGGACCAAACGGCGTTCCAGATCCTCTTGCTGCGGCCGAAAAAATTCGAGAAACTTTTGGGCGTATGGCCATGAATGACGAAGAAACGGTTGCCCTAATTGCGGGCGGGCATGCATTCGGGAAAACGCATGGAGCCGCACCCACCAAATATCTGGGGCCAGCACCAGAAGCAGCGAGCATAGAAGAACAAGGCTTTGGTTGGAAAAACAGTTACGGCAGCGGTAAAGGGAAAGACACAATTACCAGTGGTTTAGAAGGTGCCTGGACTGTAACACCTACCCAATGGAGCCATAACTACTTGCAGAACCTGTTTAGTTTCAATTGGGTTAAAACCAAGAGCCCTGGGGGAGCAACCCAATGGGTACCTGAGAATTCGAATGCCTCGTCAATGGTTCCCGACGCATTTGACCCCAGTAAAAGGCATGCACCGGTCATGCTGACCACAGACCTGGCACTAAAATTTGATCCCGTTTACAGTAAAATTGCCAAGCGTTTTCTTGATAACCCTAAAGAATTTGATGAAGCATTTGCTCGTGCCTGGTTTAAGCTGATTCACCGAGACATGGGGCCACGCTCGCGTTACCTTGGCTCTTTGGTGCCTAAAGAAATCATGATTTGGCAAGATCCTGTTCCGCCGGTTGACTACAAATTAGTCGATGCCAATGATATTGCCAATCTCAAGGATAAAATCCTCAACTCGGGATTAACCACACCCGAGCTGGTCAAAACTGCTTGGGCCTCTGCATCCACCTTCCGTGGTACTGACATGCGTGGAGGGGCAAATGGTGCGCGAATTCGCCTGGCTCCCCAGAAAGACTGGCCGGCAAATGATCCTCAGGAGTTGGCAAAAGTGTTAAAAACATTGGAGAGCATTCAGAATAACTTCAATAATGCTCAAACCGATGGGAAAAAAATATCTCTTGCGGATTTGATAGTTTTAGGTGGTAATGCCGCAATTGAACACGCGGCTAAGCAATCTGGCTACGACATCATTGTTCCCTTCACACCAGGACGTACGGATGCGACACAAGAGATGACTGATGTGAAGTCTTTTGAGGTTCTTGAACCCACAGCAGACGGGTTTAGAAATTACTTTGATAAAAGCAACAACATGTCGCCACCAGAAATGTTGGTGGAAAAGGCGAGTCTGTTGAAATTAAGTGTCCCGGAAATGACGGTTTTAGTTGGTGGGATGCGTGTACTTAACGCGAACACTGGACAAAATCAATATGGTGTATTCACTGACAAACCTGGAACTTTAAATAATGACTTTTTCATCAATCTGCTTAACATGTCAACAGAGTGGAGGAAATCAAGTGAGACAGAGGGAATTTATGAAGGTTATGATCGCAAAACTGGAAAGTTGAAATGGAAAGCAACTTCGGTTGATCTCATCTTCGGTGCGAATTCTGAGTTAAGGGCGGTCGCAGAAGCTTATGCAACCGATGATGCAAAAGAAAAATTTATACAAGATTTTGTTAATGCCTGGGTTAAGGTAATCACAGCCGATCGCTTCGACATCAAAGCGGCAAAAACCAACATTAACAGTTAA
- a CDS encoding YbjQ family protein has product MTMMITTGNSFEGKVIKQYLGIVRGIVVRSPTISQGLMGGLKSIVGGKIGAYSQMCEHAREEAFQLMIEHAQALNANGIIAMRYDTGEIGQAGTEVLCYGTAVII; this is encoded by the coding sequence ATGACAATGATGATTACTACAGGAAATTCGTTTGAAGGGAAAGTGATTAAACAATATTTGGGTATTGTGAGAGGTATAGTAGTGCGCTCTCCCACCATCAGCCAGGGATTGATGGGGGGCTTGAAATCGATCGTCGGAGGAAAAATTGGTGCGTACTCGCAAATGTGTGAGCATGCCAGAGAAGAAGCATTTCAACTCATGATAGAACATGCCCAGGCACTCAATGCCAATGGCATAATTGCCATGCGTTACGATACAGGTGAAATTGGGCAGGCCGGCACAGAAGTTTTATGTTACGGAACGGCCGTGATTATTTGA